In a genomic window of Halalkalicoccus sp. CG83:
- a CDS encoding DUF4013 domain-containing protein, whose product MRELLRYPTRGEHAEEALLVGWICLFAHSQFLPVLPLVPAIGYLVLILRSTLDGEATPPAVPWAIVRRGAVGSLLLTGYGLVPVVVGAITLELAGSATLDPEAGDSLFFLAGSTVTLFVLLGFLYVIPIALCGYAREGIGGALPGWRFTRIAGHGAYFVGWTASLVGLAIGWLLGEAIVSLPVLGPVLVALWWWYVPLVCARRIGLAYAATW is encoded by the coding sequence ATGCGCGAACTCCTTCGCTATCCGACCCGGGGTGAGCACGCCGAGGAGGCGCTGCTGGTCGGCTGGATCTGTCTGTTCGCCCACTCCCAGTTCCTCCCGGTGCTCCCGCTGGTTCCCGCGATCGGTTATCTGGTCCTGATACTGCGCTCGACCCTCGACGGCGAGGCGACCCCGCCCGCCGTGCCGTGGGCGATCGTTCGGCGAGGTGCGGTCGGCTCGCTCCTCCTGACCGGCTACGGCCTGGTCCCGGTCGTCGTCGGCGCGATCACGCTCGAACTCGCGGGGAGCGCGACGCTCGATCCGGAGGCCGGCGACTCGCTGTTCTTCCTGGCCGGGTCGACCGTGACGCTGTTCGTGCTGCTGGGTTTCCTCTACGTCATCCCGATCGCGCTCTGTGGCTACGCCCGCGAGGGGATCGGCGGAGCACTTCCGGGTTGGAGGTTCACGAGGATCGCCGGCCACGGCGCCTACTTCGTCGGCTGGACGGCCTCGTTGGTCGGCCTCGCAATCGGCTGGCTGCTCGGCGAGGCGATCGTCTCGCTGCCGGTTCTCGGACCCGTCCTCGTGGCGCTCTGGTGGTGGTACGTCCCGCTCGTCTGTGCGCGT